The DNA sequence ATCGCAGCAGCAATAACTCGATCATCCATTTCTTTAACCCCTGTTATACCTGAGCACCTTGAGGCAGTCTTCAAAAAACTTCGTGAATGTGGTTGCCTAATTAACACCATGGGGGATTCAGTAAAAATCACTCCAAACGAAATAACCGCTGTAGACGTAACAACTTCTCCTTATCCAGGATTCCCAACTGATTTGCAAGCTCCCTTCATGGCTCTTATGACAACCGCTAAGGGCACAAGCAAAATCACTGAGACAGTCTTTGAGAAAAGAATGCAACATGTATCTGAGCTAAATCGAATGGGAAGCTCAATAAAGCTTTTAGGTAACACAGCTTTGATTACAGGAGTTCCTCAATTAACAGGAACATCTTTATCCGCAGGTGATTTACGTGCATCAGCCGCAATGGTTCTGGCGAGTCTTTCAGCAAAGGGAGTTAGTAAGATCATAGGACTCGATTACCTTGATAGAGGATATGAAAGAATGGAAGATAAGCTAAAAAAAGTAGGAGCTGATATTTCTCGAGAAAAAATAACAATTTCTGCTAATAAAAATTCTAAGGAAGGCTTTAAGCCACTAACTCCTCAAAGCATTCAGCAAGAAGTGGCTTGAGTCTAAAATCAAAGGATTTGAATAAATAATTAAAAGCTAGGATCATAAAGAATTTATATTTGAGCATTTATATGAATATTTTTACCTCAATGAAAGAAACGATTAACTCTCTAAGTTATTTACCCTAAGCGTTAAAATATAAAGCCAGTATTTTTCAATGAATCCTTATAATCCGAAAAAGTAAGTAGATGGAATGCTTGCACCACAACACAAAAAAGGGTTATTTTAAGCTTGTATTTCAAAAATCTTTAGCGTTGATTCGCTGAGATCCCTTGGGAGCGTGGTGGAATTGGTAGACGCACCGCACTCAAAATGCGGCACCTTCGGGTTTGTCGGTTCGAGTCCGACCGCTCCCACTCCCTTAATGCAAACATATAAACGCCTGCCAATTAGCCTGGTAAAAGGCCAAGGTGCTTGGGTTTGGGACGATAAAGGTAAGAAATATATTGATGCCGTTGCAGGAATTGCCACTTGTACTCTTGGACATAGTGATAGAAAACTACGCAAGGCATTAATCAATCAACTAAGAAAAATCCAACACGTTTCCAACCTTTATCAAATCCCAGAACAAGAAGAGCTTGCGAAATGGTTGATAAAGAAAAGTTGTGCAGACAGTGCTTTTTTCTGCAATAGCGGTGCGGAAGCCAACGAAGCAGCCATCAAGCTAGCCCGCAAGTATGGGCATAAAGAAAGGCAAATAGATCGGCCCGTTATCCTTTGCGCAAATGGAAGCTTCCATGGAAGAACACTTGCAGCGTTAAGTGCTACCGGTCAAGAAAAGTATCATGAAGGTTTTAAGCCTTTAGTAGAAGGGTTTGCATTTTTCAAATTCAACGATTCGGCATCCTTTCAAGAATTACATGATCAAATTGAAGCTAATGGGCCAAGAATTGCTGCTGTATTAATTGAACCAATTCAAGGAGAAGGAGGTATTAGACCAGGCAATAAGAAATTTTTTAAATTACTAAGAGATATATGTACTAAAAACAAAATCTTATTGATCTTTGATGAGGTTCAATCAGGCATGGGAAGAACAGGAAGGTTATGGGGCTATCAAAATCTTGAAGTGGAGCCAGATGCTTTAACTATTGCAAAAGGGTTAGGAGGTGGGCATGCGATTGGAGCATTATTAGTAAAAAATAATGCCAATATTTTTGAGCCTGGTGATCATGCAAGTACTTTTGGGGGCAATCCGTTTGCTTGCAGAGCAGGCTTAACTATTGCGAAAGCGATAGAGGAACGTAATCTTCTAGAAGAAACTTTATCTAGAGGGAAACAACTAAGAGAAGGTCTTCAAAGTATTGTTAAAGATCATTTAGATCATTTAGAAGAAGTGAGGGGGATTGGATTAATCCAAGGACTAGTTATTAAAAATCAGTCAGACTTAACATCACAAATCATAGTCGAAGAAGCAATTAATCAAGGACTATTAATTATTTCTGCTGGTCAAAAAGTAGTAAGAATGGTACCTCCTCTTGTTATCACAAAGAGACAAGTGGATTTCATAATAGATCGTCTAAGTAAGACCTTAGTTAATATTATTTAATTGATTAACTTCACAGTCGATGGCGATGACGAAATTGAAAACCTTCTAAGTTTATATAAGGCTAGAGGTATAAGTCTTGAATTAAATAGGATGCAAGCAGCTCTAAAAAATCTTGGCAATCCTTACAACGAAATTCCTGCAATACAAGTTATAGGAACAAATGGGAAAGGTTCAATTGTAAGTTTTCTTGAGAGCTGCCTAAAAGAAGCAAGAATTAAAATTGGATGTAGCACCTCTCCTCATCTCGTAAGCTGGCGCGAGCGAATTCGCATTAATGGGCAAGAAATATCTTCTCAAGACTTTCTGAAAATTCTTACCAAATTCCAAGCAATCGCAAAAAGCTACCGCTTAACCCCATTTGAACTAATAATACTTTCTGCATTTGATTATTTTTACAGCAATCAAGTTGAGTTAATGGTTTTAGAGGTGGGGCTAGGAGGAAAACTCGATGCAACAACAGCACATCCTTTCAGACCTTTAATAGCTATTGGAGGAATTGGCTTAGACCATTGTGAATATCTGGGAAATACTTTAACAGCAATTACTAAAGAAAAAGCCGCTGTGATTTCATATGGAAGTACTGTAATTAGTTCACCCCAGGAACCAGAAGTAAAAAGAGTTATTGAGAAAGTTGTATCTAAAAATAATGCAAGAATTATATGGGTAGAGCCATTATCTAAAGATTGGGAATTAGGTATAGCTGGTGAAATTCAAAGAACAAACGCCGCAGTAGCTAAAGGAATTTTAGAAGCCTTACCAAGCTTTGGATGGGAAGTCAATCAAACAACAATTCGTAGAGGGCTGTCCCTAGCAAAATGGCCAGGAAGGCTTCAAAAAGCAAGCTGGGGGAATATGCCATTAATTTTAGATGGAGCCCATAATGAACATGCAGCCAATCAATTAGCTAAAGAACGATTGCTCTGGCCATCAGAAAGCAATGGAATTTTTTGGATTTTTGGCATTCAAGCGCATAAAGATGGTCCTGAGATAATTAGGAAATTGCTAAAAGTCAATGATCTTGGATGGGTTGTTCCAGTTCCAAATACTAAAAGTTGGAGCAAAAGTAATCTTTGCAAAACATATCCTGAAATGTCGAATCAATTAAATGAAGCCAATAGCGTGGCAAAAGTCCTAGAGAAGATTTCATCTGGAGAGATGTGTAAGGATAAAAAAACCATTGTAATAACTGGTTCCTTACTTCTTATAGGAAACCTTTTAAGAAAAGACTTACTTCTCTTTTAAAACTAGGTCCACCCTCTTAATTTACCTGGATTAAGTATGCCTTTTGGATCAAAAATCTTTTTAGTATTTACTTGATCACTATCAATAATTCCTAGTCCGCCATCCTCAACACTAATTACATGCGGATTAAAGATAACTGCTCCAACCTTCTTGCAATCATTAATTAATTCCCCCAAAGACTCTTCGCCTTGCCATCTAACAAGTGGCAAAGCAGCTATTCGTTGAGCTCCTTGCTGGCGAACAGCCTCAAGATGCCAAAGAATACTCTTACCCCATTTTTTTCTAATAATGTTCATTGCCTCAACCTCATTTTGCGGTAGAAGCATTTGAAGATAAGTCCAATTTGAATCAATAGATCTCATATGCAATGTGGTGTGGTTCCATGTCAGTTCCCTCAATCCATTACCTCTACCTTCCCCGCCTAAATCTTTAAACCTAGCTCCAATGCTGGAAGAGAGCCTTTCAATAGTAGTAACGCCATCTGGAGCAACTAACAGAAGCAAGCGATGCTTACCATGGCTAACTCCGCTCCAATTAGGAATAGCTTCAATAATCTCCTTTTCCAGCAAGCTTCCCAAAAAAAGATTTACAGATGCATTTGCACAACTTTGCAAAAGATGAACAGCATCAGACCAGTTTTCACAATCAATTACTACCTGTTGCCATTGGATTAAAGAAGAAGTCGCCAAAGTTAATGCTGTAATAATTCCATTAGTTCCGTATGCATGGTTGAGCGACTCTGAAGAACGAGAATTTAATTGCAATATTTTTGGATCTTTTTCAGTGGTCACAACTTCTAGAGCAAGCAAGTGTCCTGGGTCTCGCAAAAAGCCCCACCTAATTGACCCTATACCTCCTGAACCTCCTGCAATAAATCCCCCAATAGATGCCGTTCTCCAGGTGCTTGGCAAGATTCTCAACTGACGTCCCTTTGTTGAAAGATAATTGTCCAAATCACCCATTAAACAACCGCATTCAACAATTACTTGGCCTGTAAAAGAATCAAATTTTCTTATCTTATTAAGAGCTCCCATTAGCATGACCACTCCCCCTTGAAGAGGAACGCACTGACCATAATTGCCAGTTCCTGCACCTCGCAAAGTCAAAGGGATGGAATACTTATAACAAATACCGGCTACTGCAATAACTGCATCAATTGCCAATGGTTTAACTACAAAATCAGCACAACAATGGCCAAGTTTTTCTAATAGGATTGGTGAATAGTCATAAAAATCTCGAGAATATCTTTGAATTTCATTGGCAGAAGATATGATAATTAGTCCATCAACACGAGCAAGATCTTTAAAAAAATTATCTGGCAATCTATTATTCATTTTAAATAATTTTTAAAAGTAGATTGGTTCAAATCAAAACTCTTCTCATGAAGATGTTTACCTTTAATTATTACATTTCGCTTAGGTGGAGAGGCAAGCACCTCTGACCAATTTTTTGCCTCTAAGTAAATAAAGTCTGCAGGGCTACCTAATGAAAAAGTTCCATCCCAATCCATTCCCATTACTCTGGAAGCTGAAGTTGTGAAAGGGGAAAGTCCTAATCTATTCCATGGTGCCAACTGCGCTATAGGCAATGAGAAAGCCATCAAAGAAAGAGGATCAAAGTTTCCGCCAGGGAACCAAGGGTCTTGAACATTATCTCCTCCTATAGCAACATTTACTCCTGCATTTTGAAGATGCCCAATAGGAGCCAATGGCCTTTCTAAGGGTGGGCTTAGTTCTTTGTCCCCAAGCAACCAAGAATTAGTTAAAGGCATTGCCACCACATTTACTTCATGGTGGGCCAGTCGATCTGCACATTCAACCAACGATCGTTTCCCTAGAAGGCTCATGCTACTTAAATGACTACAAGTTAAAGGAACTTTTAAGTCAATCTGATCAAGAACGTTTATCAATTGCCTCAATCCAGCACCTGGAGAAATATGTGATTCATCTATATGTAAATCAACTCCACAACCAAAATCATTAGCCAGGTTGAATAATTTATATAAGTGATCTCTAGTCTCCCTTTTACAAAAAGGTGGGGTAAGCACACCTCCTAAGAGTCCTTGATGACATGCGACCTTTCTAGCAAAAGTTTTACCATTTTTAGTGCTCCAATAATCCAAAGGGACCATTGCTACAAATTGCAATTGAATTAATTGCTTCCATTCATTTTGAAGATCAACTAGAACCTCCCATGTTTGATCTGCAAAAGGCCCAAAACTATCAACATGACTTCTAATTGCCCTCAGCCCATTTTTCAAAGCAAGCTGTAAACATCTCTCCGCACTAAGTCGAACTTGCATAACTGAGCGGGTTAGATGCTCTTGAAGGTTTGCTTTTAAAGCACCCTCGTAGCTCCCCTCTAAATTTGGGAAGTTTTGCCAAGTAAATGCTTTATCAATATGAGCATGAGGTTCAACGAATCTAGGAAGAAGAAGTTTTAATGATGATCTATTAGGTATATCAATTGCTTCCAGCTTAGTAATACGGTCCTGATGCCAAGTAATACGAATGGGAGAAAGCCCATCCAGAGTAACTTTTGAAGCTAAATTTTGACTAATTAAGCCTCTAGGAACAAAAGCCTCAAGAGAAGAAATATCTAAATCTTCTGTTCTTTTGCCAATCATTTCTAATCCTGTAAAGAAGAATTGGTAAATTCATAGATACGCGGCGGGCGTCGCCAAGTGGTTAAGGCAGCGGCTTGTGGCGCCGCTATTCGGGGGTTCGAATCCCCTCGCTCGCCCTGATTAAACAATTTTATGGAGTGAGAACCTTTGGCAAAATTAAAATTGGCTTAATAGTCGCAATATAAGAAAAACAAACACTCTTTCAGAGCAATCAACTTTCGCCGTGTTATCAACTAAAACACTTCCATCAAGCAAAGCTCAGGAGAGCCTACAAAGTCCAACCAAAGGAAGCTACTGGATTACCACCTTTGGCTGTCAAATGAATAAAGCCGACTCTGAGCGTATGGCAGGCATTCTTGAAAGGATGGGTTACAAACAAGCAGAGGAAGAATTACAGGCAGATTTAGTTCTTTACAACACTTGCACTATCAGAGATAACGCTGAGCAAAAAGTTTACAGCTATCTTGGCAGACAAGCTCTTAGAAAAAAATTATTTCCTCAGCTCAAGCTGATTGTTGCTGGTTGCGTTGCTCAACAAGAAGGTGAATCTCTACTTAGAAGAGTCCCAGAACTAGATCTCGTAATGGGACCTCAACATGCAAATCGACTAGAAACCTTGCTAAACAAAGTGGAAACAGGGCAACAAGTTTTAGCTACAGAAGAGCTTTACATCATCGAAGACTTAACCACCGCAAGAAGAGATAGTTCAATATGTGCCTGGGTAAACGTCATTTATGGATGCAATGAAAGATGCACATATTGTGTAGTCCCTTCTGTACGAGGCAAAGAACAATCAAGAACCCCTCCAGCCATAAAACGTGAAATAGAAAATCTCGCAAATACAGGTTTTAAAGAAGTGACTTTACTAGGACAAAACATTGATGCATATGGACGCGATTTACCAGGTACAACCCCTCAAGGTCGTAAAAAAAATACTCTCACTGATCTTCTTTATTACATTCATGATATTGAGGGAATTGAACGTATTCGATTTGCGACAAGTCACCCTCGTTATTTCACTTCAAGACTAATAGAGGCTTGTGCAGAACTCCCAAAAGTTTGCGAACACTTTCATATCCCTTTCCAAAGCGGTGACGATGAAATCCTCAATCAGATGAGAAGAGGATACAAAATTAAGACCTACAAAAAAATTATTGGTCGCATTCGAGAACTCATGCCTAATGCATCAATAACTGCCGATGTAATAGTTGCCTTCCCTGGAGAAACAAATGAACAATTTCAACGCTCTCTAAGCCTTGTAGAAGAGATTGGTTTTGATCAACTAAATACTGCTGCTTATTCACCAAGGCCTAATACGCCCGCAGCTTTATGGCCAAATCAAATACCAGAAGAAATAAAGATTGAAAGGCTAAGAAAACTAAATTCTCTTGTAGAAATTAAAGCTAAAGAAAGGAATGTACGCTATAAGGACAGAGTAGAAGAAGTTCTTGCTGAAAATACTAATCCAAAAGATAAACAACAATTAATGGGAAGGACTAGAACCAATCGTCTAACTTTTTTCCCTAAAGTAGACAATCAGGGTAATTCCTATAAGCCTGGGGATCTGGTAAAAGTAAGAGTGAAAGATATTCGCGCATTTTCCTTAAGTGGAGTAATTGAAAATTAAAAAGATAATCGCATGAGCTACTTTTCATTAAACAGCAATTAATATCTTTATATGTCAAAATCTAAAACAAAAGTATGCGTCATTTTTGGAGGGGTTTCTGGGGAACACAATGTATCCATTCAATCTGCGATTACAGTAGTTAATGCATTAAAGCAAGGAGAAAATGCAAATCGCTTTGAAGTAATAAGCCTATATATAGATTCGCAAGGTAGATGGATGAATAACAATGTTGCAAAGGAAGTTTTAAGCAATGGTCGAAAACCTTCCACAAATGAAACTCCAGAAAACTTATCAAGCCAAGGTTTTAGATATTTTCCAGAAGATATAGAAGAAATAGATGTTTGGTTTCCAGTCCTTCATGGCCCAAACGGAGAAGATGGCACAATTCAGGGACTCTTAAAGTTAACAGGAAAGCCTTTCGTTGGATCTGGGGTGCTCGGTTCGGCATTAGGCATGGATAAGATTGCCATGAAAATAGCTTTTGCCTCGGCAAATTTGCCTCAAGTTAAATACTTCTCAATTAATAAAAATGAACTTATAAACCCTCATGCACATTCATTATTCATTAAAAGAATAGAAGCCAAGCTTGGATATCCATGTTTTATAAAGCCAGCCAATCTTGGTTCATCAGTTGGTATTACAAAGGCATACAACAAACAACAACTCATAGAAGGCCTAAACATTGCTGCAAATCATGACCCAAGGATAGTTATTGAGGAGAGTGTCACTGGTAGAGAACTTGAATGTGGGGTACTTGGGAAAGAGAAGATGATTGCTTCAACAGTAGGGGAAGTAAAGCATCAATCTGATTGGTATGACTATCAAGCAAAGTATTCAGGAGTCTCTAGTGAAGTCTTAATTCCTGCCCCCATATCTGAAGAGATTTCAAAGAAAATTCAAGAATTATCTTTACTTGCATGCAAAGCAATCTCAGTAGAAGGCATTGCAAGAGTTGATTTTTTCTACAAAGAAGATACTAATCATGTTTTGATTAATGAAATAAATACCTTACCTGGCTTTACCATGCAAAGCATGTATCCAATGCTCTGGAATCAATCTGGATTAAATATCGAAAAACTAGTGGCAATTTTGGTAGAAACGGCTCAAGATTGAATTAACTTAATTCTCTTTTTGATAAGGAAAACGCTCTTGCTGAAACAATGACTCACGGACTACTTTGGTTCCCTTTATTAATAGCTTTTGTCCTTTTAACTGGCCTTGGTTGGATTGAGAAAAGGCGTCAGGCACTCTACAGAAGTTGGGCTAAAGGTGCGGAATTGGCAAAATTAGATAGCTCTGGAGCTGCTCGCCTTAAAGAAGGAATCCTTTGCTGGAGTAATTTTGAAGCAGGGAAGTTCAACGACAAGGATTCTTTTGAAATCAAACAGTTAGAACTTGTTGAGCTTATGGCACTTAGTTCTGGAGAAGCGCCACTAACCAATGAATCCCAAGGTCAATGCCGCTTAAGGCTTATTGGTTCAGGGAAAGAAACAGATGTACCGTTTGCAGATGCAGAAAGGGCCCGTGAATGGATGTCTCAACTTATGGAAAAAGCTCGTTGTGATCTGTGAAAAGAAGAAGTTCCAAAAGAATCTCTCTCAAAGATCTTTCTCCTCTTCTTATAAACCTATGGAGATTAACTTTTTTTAGCGTTATATCATTTACATTCGGCTTCTTAATCTTCAAGAATGGCTGGGAGGAAATTGATACTAGTCAAATTCATATAGAAGGCAATAGTTATTTAGACAAGGACTTAATAATCCAAGGCATGGGAATCAAACTCCCTTCTCCTCTTCTAGCAATCAACCCCAAACAAATTGAAGAGAATCTCTTAAAAAAACTACCCATAAAAGCAACAAAATCAGGTCGAATCATTACACCACCAACAATTTATATACAAATACTCGAAAGAAAACCAATTGCCTTCGCTACAAGGACTACTGTAAATGGCATTGAACAAGGCATGCTAGACGCAGAAGCTCATTGGATTCCTATATACGATCAAATTCAAGCAAAAAAGATCCTTAACAAACAAAGTATGCATATTCAGGGTTGGTCTGAGAATCAAAAGGAACTGATCTCATACATCATTAATAATCAAGAAAAGCTCAGTAGTCCTCTAGAAAAGATAATTTTGAGCCCCAATGGAGACATCAGCTTTAAAACAAGGGATTTTGAGTTCATCTATTTAGGCAGTAATCATAGTTTGTTAAAAAAACAAATTTCTACCCTTTCTCACCTTATGAAGGCTTTACCAAGTCAGTTTAAAAACAAGAAAACGACTATTGATCTAAAAGACCCCTCAAATCCCAAATTACTATTGGAATAGATAGGGTTCTAATAAAAAATCAGATAACGTATTGTTCCAAATTTGGACAATTTTTCGAGAAAAGTCAGTGAACTCTGATTTATTACCCTATTAATATCTAGAGATTATTGAAAAACCCAACAGAACTCTATTACTAGTTCATAATGCACAAAAAATTAGCGTTTAAACTCTCGATATGGCTATAGGCATGGGAAACAATTTGGGGGCTTCCAAAGTTGAAGACATTCAACCAAGCCAAAACGCTCGAATTGAAGTTATCGGAGTAGGCGGTGGAGGTAGTAATGCCGTCAACCGGATGATTCTTAGTGACTTAAAAGGGGTTTCATATAGGGTTCTCAATACAGATGCTCAAGCATTACTTCAATCTTCTGCCGAAAACAGAGTGCAACTAGGCCAAACTCTCACTAGAGGGTTAGGAGCAGGAGGAAATCCAAGCATTGGCCAAAAGGCTGCAGAAGAATCCCGCGCTGATCTTCAACAAGCCTTAGAAGGTGCAGATCTGGTATTTATAGCTGCAGGGATGGGAGGAGGAACGGGGACAGGAGCAGCTCCTGTAGTTGCTGAAGTTGCAAAAGAGACTGGTGCACTGACTGTGGCAATTGTTACGAAGCCATTTGGATTTGAAGGTCGCCGTCGAATGCGTCAAGCCGATGAAGGGATTGAAAGACTTGCAGAGAATGTTGACACTCTGATTGTGATTCCCAATGACCGTCTCAAAGATGTAAATGCAGGAGCACCTCTTCAAGAAGCATTCAGAAATGCAGATGACATTCTAAGAATGGGAGTGAAAGGCATCAGTGACATAATTACATGTCCTGGTCTTGTAAATGTGGACTTCGCAGATGTCAGATCTGTAATGACAGAAGCAGGAACTTCCTTGCTTGGAATTGGTTTTGGATCAGGTCGTTCTAGAGCAGTAGAAGCTGCCCAGGCAGCAATAAACAGCCCGCTATTAGAAGCAAGTCGTATTGATGGCGCTAGAGGATGTGTATTAAATATTACTGGTGGGAAAGATATGACCCTAGAAGATATGACTACAGCATCAGAGGTGATTGCTGATGTGGTCGACCCAGAAGCAAATATTATCGTTGGAGCAGTTATTGACCCTGAACTTGACGGAGAGGTACAAGTCACTGTTATAGCAACAGGTTTCAATGGGAGCCAACCATACAAGAATCAAAAGTCAGGGGCTAAGTTATCTCCTCAAGCGTTTTATAGACAAGGTGCTAGTAAAGAAGCTGGAGCAAGCATTCCTGAGTTTCTAAGACTCCGCCAAATCAGAAAAGATCCGGAAAACTAGATTTTTAGGTGACCCGGAGTCCACGCCTGCTTCAAGCATCCCGTTTGGCTGCTACCTTCCGGTTCTGACCAGGTATAGGCGTCAAAGCCGCATAGGTCCGAGTCGTCTCAATCTTAGCAACCTCAATGTTTTAGCAAAACAGCTAAATGATTCCAAAGGAATTAGCTCTACTTAAAGAGCTAGGAAAACCAATCACAGTCCTTACTGCATGGGATAGCTTGTCATCGGCAATTGTTGAGGCTGCAGGAGCAGATGTTGTACTAGTAGGAGATTCCTTGGCCATGTTTGTTCATGGTCATACATCAACATTACCTGTAACACTTGAGCAAATGCTCCTTCATGCACAGGCTGTAGGGAGAGGTTTCGTTAATCCAGCCGAAAAACAACCTTTAGTTGTGTGTGATCTGCCCTTCCTAAGTTTTCAATGCGGAGAAGATAGAGCCGTTTCAGCTGCAGGGACTTTACTAAAGCACTCATGTACTTCTGCTGTAAAAATTGAAGGTGCCGAACCGGAAGTTCTAAAAGTTATCGAACGTTTAATAAGAATGGGAATACCTGTAATGGGACATCTTGGATTGACGCCTCAATCAGTTAACAATCTTGGTTATCGAAAACAAGCCGAAGATCCAATCAGTCAAAAAAAAATCATGCGTCAGGGTATTCAATTAGAGGAAGCTGGATGCTTTGCAATAGTTTTAGAGCATGTTCCAGAGACGCTTGCTCTTCAATTGAAAAGCAAACTAAGAGTTCCTGTCATCGGAATAGGCGCTGGTGAAAACTGCGATGGACAAGTAAGAGTGACAGCTGACTTACTTGGTCTTACGAAAAAACAACCACCTTTTAGCAAGCCCCTTATAAAAGGACGGGAAATATTTGTTGGTGCTCTTAAAAACTGGGTTGAGCAACAGCGGACTTAGGGAGAGAGTCCCACCATAAAAGCATTTCTACAAGGACTTGATTACTGACATTCATTCCCACTGGATCAGTCAATACAAACCTCTTACCTTGCCGCTTTAACCAACCTTTCTCAATAGCTCCATTCCAGTGGTTTTCCAATTCTTTCAAAAAAATATTGCTATGAGTTTGATCCCACCCCCATTCAATAGCCATTTCTTCAAAATTTATCCCCTCGCGTCTACGGAGTCCAACAAGAAAAAGTTCGTCCAAATCTATTGAACTTTGATTTGTAGGGAGCAAGGATTTGTCTATACCTTCTAACTCTTGCTTTAGAAGCCATGCTTCATAAGCAGCTCTTGTTTTTGGTCGCTCTAATCTTTTTCCCCAAGGACAACTTGTGGCACCTAATCCAAATCCCCACCATCTAGCCCCACTCCAATAAACTCTATTATGTCGAGAAGTATGACCAGGTAATGCAAAATTAGAAATCTCATAACGCGAATAACCAGCTTCTTGAAGTATTGAACTAGTTAAGGAAGTAATATCCGCAGCAAATTCATCGCTTGGTAAATTCAATTCGCCTCGAGATTGTCTCCATGCAAACACTGTTCCTTCCTCAATACTAAGATCATAGATAGAAAGATGTGGCGGAGAAATCTCCAAGAGTTTTTTGAGTTGTTGTTCCCAAGTAAATAAATTTTGTTTTGGGAGGTTCTGAATAAGGTCTAAACTCCAACTAAATAGATTCCCTTGGCTATAAGCTTTTTTTATCCATTGGCAAGAATCAAATAATTGCGAAGAATCATGTCTTCTGCCAAGCATAGAAAGTGCTTCATTATCAAAACTTTGTGCACCAAGACTCAGTCTCGTAATACCAATTTCTAAATACTCTCGAAGATCTTCTTCATTAAAACTTGCCGGATCAACCTCAACAGTAACTTCCGCACCATCTTGAAGTCCAAAGTGATCAAAAAGATGTTGTAACAAATCACCTAGTTGATTAGGAGTCAAAAGAGAAGGAGTTCCTCCTCCTATATAAACGGTTGACAAAGGCGAGGCTTGGGGAGCCAAGGAAATTTCTCTGAAAAGTAGTTTTAAATAAGACTTAATTGATTTACTCCCAGCAGCTCCTTCCCCGCGAGCTTTATCTCCCAAAGGCACAATAGGAAAGTCACAATAAAAACAACGTCTATGACAAAACGGAATATGCAAGTAAGCACTTCTAGGTTCTTTCACGACTTCATCTATAAATCAATCCGCAAAGGTGTGCAGATTTTTCTAGGCTGATACCTTAAAGATGAATCATGCTGCATATACAAAAAGCAGGTCCCAAAAATTAATTCCATGGCGGGCTTCCTGACAATTATTTTATTCCTAATTGCTGGAGCTGCTAGCTCTTGGCTTGGGTTTGAGTATTTACCCGAGAAAGTTGTGCAAGGTGCTTCCTACTTTGGGGAAACAAAAACTGTAATTACAGCTCTTGGAGGGTTTCTAGGACTAATAACAGGAATTCTTTTTCAGCAATTAACGACAAAAATCACTCAAGAAACAAAAAGCA is a window from the Prochlorococcus marinus str. MIT 9211 genome containing:
- the hemW gene encoding radical SAM family heme chaperone HemW; its protein translation is MKEPRSAYLHIPFCHRRCFYCDFPIVPLGDKARGEGAAGSKSIKSYLKLLFREISLAPQASPLSTVYIGGGTPSLLTPNQLGDLLQHLFDHFGLQDGAEVTVEVDPASFNEEDLREYLEIGITRLSLGAQSFDNEALSMLGRRHDSSQLFDSCQWIKKAYSQGNLFSWSLDLIQNLPKQNLFTWEQQLKKLLEISPPHLSIYDLSIEEGTVFAWRQSRGELNLPSDEFAADITSLTSSILQEAGYSRYEISNFALPGHTSRHNRVYWSGARWWGFGLGATSCPWGKRLERPKTRAAYEAWLLKQELEGIDKSLLPTNQSSIDLDELFLVGLRRREGINFEEMAIEWGWDQTHSNIFLKELENHWNGAIEKGWLKRQGKRFVLTDPVGMNVSNQVLVEMLLWWDSLPKSAVAQPSF